DNA sequence from the Pichia kudriavzevii chromosome 4, complete sequence genome:
GGGTAGATAAGTGTAGTTGGCTGATTCAGGTTTTACGGTATTTTACTTAGGCGCATACAGCGAAATTTAAATTCCTAGCAACTCCgtcgaaaaaaaaaattacacCATGATGATCATTATCACCTATCGGGTAACGTAAATTTATAATGCGTCGTTATAATTACATAAATACAATAAAGTTTAACAAATCAGAAGGCCAAAACTCACCAGCCAATGTAATCACGGCCAACTATCCTGAACACTCTCAACTTACCTGATGCTAGATTTTTTAGTTTGTACCTAGCCTGTTGAACCATACCTTCGGATTGTTCAATGACTTTAATCTTATTCTTCTCTGCATCAAAACTGGTGACTATAGAGACTTGAGGCTTCAAAACACCGACATGTTTGGTGGTCGAACCTTCAAAGGTGGCATTAACCACTACCAAAACATCACCTGGTCGGATGTCATCATAAAATTTGGTATCACCATTATTATTACGGTATACGACAGCACCGTAAGTCTTATTAGCAATAGGTAGTAAAACCGAGTCTGGTAGCtgtgaaaaaatataatcaacATATTCCCCACtaaatgattttttcaagcttCCAACTGCAATATTATATGCCAAAGGGCCATACTTAGtgtattcttcaataagtTTTTTCCTATCTGCTTTCACTTTATGTTTACTCTCATGAAAAAACATGATCCTCTCAGGCTCAGAAACATCATATGCTAACTCCAAAGTAGTACAACCTAATTGTGCATCCAAAATGTAGTAAACAAGGTACTTCGTTAGCCTTCCACCTCTTTTGGGGATTTCTGTAGCTTCAACCTCAAAATATGTTTCCAAAGCGTTCAATTGAGGGGGGAGAGATTCAGTGGTCCACCATAACTCGGTATTGTTGCTTTCGATGTGGGGAGCAATACATGGAGTAGAGGCAGAGCTCTCCAAAGACGTCCGAGTAGCCTGTCTTTGAATAAACGGTGCTGGCGGTGCTGTCTCTATCGACTGGCATGGAGGTTCTGATCCTGGTGTCGGTTCTGGATGTGAATGCAACGTGCTATGTTTTCTTGTGCTACTTTCAGAAAATACGCTTGAAGCGctttttggaattggtGGAGCTGCAGAAGTAGGAGGAACTGGGGGAATCGGTGGTCTACTACTGACAGATGAATGACGAGAAATCGCATCGGCACGAGTTAGGTGCCCTGGTGTTGGAGCTGGTATTTGAGGAGGCATTGGTGGTGGAGCTCCTCTGGTTTGAGTAGGAGAAGCAACATTAGGAACAGCACCAGGTATAGGAGGGGGTGATGACATCGTCACAGAGGGCGGAGAGCCTAAATCGGTGGTGCAAAGTGGTGGAAGAATTGGTGGACGTTCTGCCGGGGGAACCGTAGCTGGTATTTCTTGAGGGACTGAGGAGGGAACTGGTGGGGGAGGTGGACGTTGTGACACAGCAGGAGGCGGTGGTGGTACATGTGTCATTACAGGCACGGCTGTTGGTGTTGCGGTAGCAATTGCAGAAATTGGAACAGGAGGCGCATGTGTAACTGGAACACTTGGCACAGGAATGTGTGGTACGGTAGTTGCACCAGTTTCCAACTCTTCCTGGCCATGTTGTGAAATCGGTGGAGGAGAACTTGGTACAGGAGGTGGTGCATCTTTTGTTGAAGTGGTAGGCAAAACCTCTCTCTTTTCGGGTAAACTATTTGAAATAACCGGACTTGGACTAGCCGATACAAAACTTGGTCTATAAGGATGGACAGTTGCAGGTGGTGCTGGAGGTTGATCTCTGTGTTCTACagtatcttcaaattcgCTTCCATTATCGTCCGAAGACCCTGCGGTAACACTACCATTCGTCTTGGAGCTTTTGATGGAACCAATTCTGCTCTTAGTTAGCTCTATTTTTTCACGCAAAGGTTTATCCTCTTGTTCTGCAGACTCTGTAGGTGATGACAAAATATCATTGGTATGCATATTCTCTTCATGATTTTCCTCTGAAGTATCTGATTTTGGAGCGTGGCTCTCCGTTTGAGAATTAGGCATAGGCATTCCCATAATCGGAGGTGCACCGCCAGGAACAACTGGAAGAATCGGAACAGGAGCCGGAACTTCTTCCTCGGAAACTATCGCCTTCTCCTTTTTATGTTGAGAAGAtttctttgcctttgcTGAAGGTGGCATCATAGGCATGCCCATCATACCCATCATACCCATACCACCTGACAACTTTGCCATCCGCTCTGCTAATCTTCGTTTCCGTAattcttcctcatcttcttcttctgtatCTTCAAGGTCATCTTCTTCGCTCTCATTTGAATCTCCTTCTTCTGTCTCATCCAAAGCGTTTCCCTGGTCTTGTAATACTTCACCTTCCTTTGCAGTCATTATAGAGGAGCGTCTATCCGGTGATTTAGTGGTACGTAAAGATACCCCATCTTCATTCTCGTCATGAGCAGCGCCTACATCTACTTCCTCAGCCTCACTGTGTACTTCTGCTGGTGAAGGCTCAACATTATGCCTAgctcttttcttttcctccttcCTTTTCAGTGCTGCCTCTAATGCCTTCCGCTCTTCTTCCTGTTGCTTCTGAAGTAGTTGCAAACGTTCTTTCAATGTCATTCTTGGCTCTTCAATCGCTTCTGTCACAGATGAAGATTTGACAACTTCCCCCGATACAACATCGGgaattttttcatccttCTTAATTGGCTTAGAATCACCAAAAGACGGTGGAATATACGAAGAGTGGTGTTCGGTTACAGGAAATTGTTTCTTCACAGCATAATCATCATGCAATTTTTGAGACGGGATCACCGGAACGGTAGCTGTATTGAAGGTTTGCAGCTTGTTCTTAAAGTTCTCTGGTTCATGAACAATGTTTGCCTCAATTTCTCTCAACCTCTCGCTTGGCTCAGAAGTGTTTTGCCTTACTTCCTCCTGTGTTTCAGCACCGTTTAAAGACTCCGTTGATTCTTGTTCAGTTGGGGGTTCCTTCGAAACTTCATAGTTGCTTTTCTCTTCCTCAACTGGGGCTTCTAGTTTTTCCACAAAAGTTCTTGGAAAGTACCCTGACCTTGTACCTTCCATGTTAGAACCAAACAACCAGTCGTCATCAACAATCTCTGTAACAGTGATCTTTTCGTCCATTGCTAGCGGTAAATCATCGGCTGCATTCTCTTGATCCGGTTCATAGGGGAAACGAACAATGGCAGTGTATGGAACAGACATGATATTTTGGGTGTAACCACTTCTCCTCAAATACTTATAAACTTTGCAAATAAGTAACTAGTAAGCAATTGAGGTATTAATGATCTAACAAAGGATGAACGAACAAAACTTTAGAAATGAGCATCTTTCCTTATTTTCCTTTGCCACTACATCAAGCATGCCACATATCTCCCCGAGTTaatattgattttacaATCACCAAATTCGTTTGAGTTCCGGCGCGACTCCAAAAGGGGAAACTCACTTTTTGGGGCAACATGAATctaataaaaatatttcaacaaacttGAACTAAGGATTTGGCATAAGCATGGGTATCGAAGGGAATCAGCAACCATGGATGATAGTTATGGACATCCTACAAAGAAGGCCAAGATAGATAGTGCAGCAGGACCTAAAAAGAGGCTTCCTGGGAAGTCACTTGACTACAGTATGGAATTGAATGAGAATACGAATTCGCCTAATACCCACATtccaaatccaaagaatAAAAGACGAGGGGCTCCTCAGATACTGAATACAATCGAAGAGATTGATCTagggagaagaaaaaaagccATTTCTATATCGGACCTCAATacaatgaagaagcaaaGCAAAAAGGCTGGAGTGCAGACAAGATACGATAGTGTTATAGAGCTAAGGGATGAATCAGACGTATCAATAAACAGTTCCTCGCCGTTAAAATTATTACGCTCGAGTCAAGACTTCAATTTTGAGTCTCCAAAGGCTGGCAAACCTGAGTCtttacaaagaaaatccGGTTCCGATGACAATGGGATTTATTGGGAAACCACTCCTCAATCGGCTAATGGACCAACTGATGCtactttcaaaaatgacGAGACAATAACGAACGAGCTTAAGCTCCCTTCCTCACCTCTGAGAAACGTAGCAAAGAGGAACCAATCGACGGATTTGGTAGACTCATTGGTTGACCCAGAAGTAAAGAGTCTGATGGAAAAATATCGAGGAAATGAGCGTTTAAAAATACGGCCTCAACCTTACAAGAGATACAAAAGCGTGGAATCAAACGAAAAAAGTGATACACAAGTCCCTGAGAAGAAACTATGCataaaatccaaaaacGACTTGATTAAGGAGACACATAATgatcaaattgatttttctgACATGTTGGCTCAAATCGGGTCAAAATTAATGACTTCAGGATATCTTAAAGTTGATGaatctgaaaataaagaatcTCTCCACGAAGAAATCACTACAAGCTCCAATACACATGTTTTGCCGGGAGTATCCCATGAAGACGTGCTAGGAACTACTAGCGCCCATACAGATTGTTCATCCAGCGATGCTTTTAGTGATGAAATAGATGTAAGTGAAGTTTTTGCACAGGCAACTCAAGTTCCAGCGACGCAACCACCCATTGGTAACATTGATAAAATGTCCTCGGATGATCCATTCAGTGATGACGACGAAGATTTAATGGACAAAATAGAACTAGGCTTGACACAGAGGCCGGTCGAAGGGTGCCGTCCCATCACTGACCAAACCgaagttgaagtttttgaaactgATTCTTCTAAGCTAATGAAAGATATGGGGGCAGTCAGTTTGACAGAGGCCAAAACGAATAAATATAAAGGAATGATCAGCTCAAGACTTCAGAGTTTCAGGAGTAACGATAGTGCAGAAAGTTTACTGAGATCTTTTCAACTGTTTGATGAAAACGAAAATAGAgccaaatcatcaatacaTTGTGATTATATGAAGAGGTTCCAAATAAAACAAGTCCAACAAGGATCTTTTAAAAGAGGTGCACTGAGCCAAAGACAAATTATCTTGACATGCCTCGACGACGATGAGAATTTAATAAAGATTATGGTAAGAGATCACTGGACTGAActggattttcaaataaatgaTATTATACATGTGGTGTTGACGCATGAGGGGAGCAGCTTCCAACTAGTTGACAAAGATAGGAATTTGCTGATATGGCATCCAGACATTCTAATTTCTGCAACCCGTGTATCTGATGCGGTGGAATGTTCAAGAAGATCACTAATAAGTCATAAGTTCAATGGACCGGGTGAAGTTTCAATTCCATTCATTATTGGTAATATCACGCATAATCTATTTCAAAAGTGCTTACTCCACCGGTGCACGGAAAAGGAATTTGTGGAGAAcattattgaaaaggaaCTTGAGGTTAATattcttgatatttttgcaGCACGTAAATCTAAGCAAGATATCAAggaaatcattgaagaacACTTCTTGTATATCAGAGAATGGATTGATGAATATATGGGTAACGGTTGCAAACACCCGCCCCTTGGTGGTTACAGGCCTAAACCAGAGTATAAAGCTACCAATATCTTGGACATCGAGGAAAACATTATGTCACCAATCTTTGGTATCAGAGGCCTAATTGACGTTGTAATTGAAGCACAGTTGAAAGatggaagaaaaattgTTGTTCCTTtagaaatcaaaacagGCAGAGAATATTCCTCCAATAGGGCACAAGCTTCCCTATACACCTTACTTGttaaacaaaaatacaatgtTAATTCATTCTACGCAAGTCTTGCTTACACAAAAATACATCAGTGCTACTTGGTATCTGTATCTCGAAACGATTATATTGGTTTGGTTAACATAAGAAATCAATTATCCAAATATTTGGTTTATGCAGTTACCCAGCTTCCTCCAATTGAAAGCGATGCTCCTTGTGAACGATGTTATAGTAAGGAGCCCTGTTTTATACTAAACCAACTTGCTGAAAATGGTATACTCCCGgagaacaacaacattgaTAAGGCACAATATGATATTGTGACATTGGGTTTGGATAATGAGAGGTATAGGTCATTCTACCATCATTGGGACAAGCTCATAACCAAGGAAGAAGGGTTGGTAAATTTCTCTAAGACCGATTtatggaaaaaatcatcCCAATTTAGAGAAACTAATGGGGGAAATTGTGTTGGAAATTTATCCGTAGCCGGCTGTGAGTATAATTATGCAAATGGTCAATACGTTTATATATTCGAGAGGGATCCTACAATATATCCTGCAATTGTTTCTAGCCACCTTGCAAGAAACGATCGTGTTATACTAAGTGATGACCAAGCAAATTTTGCAATAGCTAATGGATATGTCAAACATATAAGTGCAGATGCGATCGCCATTGTCACCAATAGAAACTGGGCACATTCGGCGTTAAGATTACCTGGATTTAATAAAGAAGCAAACCAAACATTTAAGTCGGTTTTAGTTCCTAAAGGAACGGAACATTTTGTCGAATTACCCGAATCTGTTAAAGCAAGAACGTATAGGCTTGATAAGGATCAAATTGCCCAAGGAATGTCTTTAGCTAGGTTTAATCTCTTGAACCTATTTTTACCAGATGGTGATATTAGGACACGTGAACTCCTTATTGAGAATGATAGTCCAAAATTCAGTAATATACCCCAGTTTGACTATAGTGCTATAAAAGAAACTCTAAACGCTGATCAGTTGAAGGCAGTTGATGCAGTCTCTAAAATAAATGATTATTGCTTGATATTGGGTATGCCGGGGACAGGGAAAACTACTGTCATTAGTAGTTTAATAGACTGTATTGTAAAAAGTGGTTATTCTGTTTTGATAAGTGCATACACTCACTCTGCCGTCGATAATATCTGTGAAAAACTGATCAAAAACTCCAGAAATAGAGGTGAACCGTTAAACATGTTAAGAACAGGAGTGTTGTCAAAGATACGTCCTCTTGTTCAGCAGTACTGCATTTACAGTGAAAATTACAGGcatgaaatcaaaaatagtGATGAATTTCAGAAAACAATTGATCAATGTCCTATTGTTGCTACCACATGTTTAGGTATAAGCGATATTGTTTTTGGTATGGGTAAGAAATTTGATTATTgtattattgatgaagcttCACAGGTTACTTTACCTATCGTTTTAGGTCCAATAGCAATGGCTGATAAATTCGTTCTCGTTGGGGACCATTTCCAACTACCGCCTCTTGTTTTACATCCGGAAGCTAAAGCAGAAGGTTTAGACCTGTCATTATTTCAGATATTGAATGATTCACACCCAGAAAACGTGATTGAATTGACCAACCAGTACAGGATGTGTGCTGATATAATGTCTTTGTCAAATGAGCTGATCTATGATGGCCGTCTCAAGTGTGGATCAGAAGTTGTTGCAGCTCAAAAGCTGATTATTCCCAACATCACGGAACTACCCATCGCCGGTACTTACGTAGAAAGACTCCTAGAACCTGAAAGGAGAGTTATTTTCGTTAATGAGGATGAAGTTCCAACTATTCATGAGATCAGTAGTAATGATAAAATCGAAAATCCTGGGGAAGCCAAAGTCATTAACACACTTATCAAAACCATGTTGGCTGGTGGTATAAATCAAGAAGATATAGGTGTGATGTCCTTTTACAAAGCCCAGATGAGGCATTTTTTTACAGCATTATCCAAGTTCAAGGATCTTGAGATCCTTACTGCCGATAGATTTCAAGGTCGTGATAAAGATGTCATTATAATCTCATTGGTCCGAACGGAAGTGATAGGGGAGTTACTAAAAGAATGGAGAAGGGTCAATGTGGCAATCACTAGGGCCAGATGCAAGTTAATAATCTTTGGAAGCAAAAAGCTACTTGATGGTTTCGAGCAATTCGAAGGATTTATGGAAATGATTGAGAATAATGGTTGGAGTTACAACCTAACCAAAGAAGACGTGCAGGGGATTTCAATGTTAGATCATAAGCTTGATGTTATCTTAACAAGTATATATGGCACACAAAATGAGAGTTCAACCCACGCTTTCGCTGACGAGAGCCAACAAAATAGTGTTAGACGGTTAGACCTTTCCAGCCGTGCAATTCGGAGAACGAAGATTTTGAAGTATGTAATTGACAGTTTATAGAATATATAGATTTACATAAATTACGGGATCTTTCACATGCCTGTAAAGCTTCCTGATGTTCCTTACCTCGTACAACCTAAAGATGGTGTTTTACTAGGACACAAGCTTGATTAATAATTGAGCTATATAGTGGCTGAGTTCTGTGCCTTATTTAGTAGGTATGCACGTttccaattccaatattcGATTAACCTCTCACATGAGTATGAGGCATAATCGAAATCTATATAAGAGATTTCACTTTGAATACATGCCCATATTCCCCAATATAATCCGGGCATACCATAATGGTATGCAACCTCATTAACCAGATGTTGAATCGATACTTCCTTTACATTACCCGAAGTAAAATGTTTCGAATATGGATTGAGTGTTGGGTCGCTAGAGTGGAAGGAATTCAAGTAATTTTCACACCAATTCCAAACAATTGGATTTTCATAGCTTCTACTGGCTTTATTATATGTGAATTGTGGGATCCTTGATTTGTCACAATCGAAACCTTGCCATTCCATAAAGTGATTGGCAATATCAAAAGCACGGGGAGCAGGCATCATGTATTCATAATCTATAAAAGATACAGGGTTTTTTTCATACTTCTCGTATTCTCGTGCTGATGCTGCTATTTCAGGTATTATGATGTTTCCCGATAAAAGGTCGTTATGTGAAATGACATTAATAGAAGTTGAGCCGATTTCATTTTGCAACCATCTCACTTCATTGTAAAGGATAGCTTTTAATTCCATAGCTGACTGTTCCGTTGCAATATCCATATTTCGCAAACATAAATCAAGCATCGGTTTGATCATTGGTAGCTTCTCTATCCAGTCTAAAAGGACAGACCAAATATCATCTTGTGAGGCTTCTCCCGCTTCACAGTTGAATTTATGTCTtaatttattcaaagattcGTCAATTTTATTAACATCAGTAATTTTATGTAGACAGGCCAACTTAGATGCAATTAAAGGATATATTGTGTTGTTGGATAGCTGGTCATATTCTAGTGAGCTTCCTTCAATGAAGCCATAAACCAAGccatttccaaatcttgCATGGATCGGAGGTGCAAGATTAAGTGAGTTTAAAACTAAGTGGGAAACAAATTCACGATCCCTATCGA
Encoded proteins:
- a CDS encoding uncharacterized protein (PKUD0D01180; similar to Saccharomyces cerevisiae YHR164C (DNA2); ancestral locus Anc_5.75) — its product is MDDSYGHPTKKAKIDSAAGPKKRLPGKSLDYSMELNENTNSPNTHIPNPKNKRRGAPQILNTIEEIDLGRRKKAISISDLNTMKKQSKKAGVQTRYDSVIELRDESDVSINSSSPLKLLRSSQDFNFESPKAGKPESLQRKSGSDDNGIYWETTPQSANGPTDATFKNDETITNELKLPSSPLRNVAKRNQSTDLVDSLVDPEVKSLMEKYRGNERLKIRPQPYKRYKSVESNEKSDTQVPEKKLCIKSKNDLIKETHNDQIDFSDMLAQIGSKLMTSGYLKVDESENKESLHEEITTSSNTHVLPGVSHEDVLGTTSAHTDCSSSDAFSDEIDVSEVFAQATQVPATQPPIGNIDKMSSDDPFSDDDEDLMDKIELGLTQRPVEGCRPITDQTEVEVFETDSSKLMKDMGAVSLTEAKTNKYKGMISSRLQSFRSNDSAESLLRSFQLFDENENRAKSSIHCDYMKRFQIKQVQQGSFKRGALSQRQIILTCLDDDENLIKIMVRDHWTELDFQINDIIHVVLTHEGSSFQLVDKDRNLLIWHPDILISATRVSDAVECSRRSLISHKFNGPGEVSIPFIIGNITHNLFQKCLLHRCTEKEFVENIIEKELEVNILDIFAARKSKQDIKEIIEEHFLYIREWIDEYMGNGCKHPPLGGYRPKPEYKATNILDIEENIMSPIFGIRGLIDVVIEAQLKDGRKIVVPLEIKTGREYSSNRAQASLYTLLVKQKYNVNSFYASLAYTKIHQCYLVSVSRNDYIGLVNIRNQLSKYLVYAVTQLPPIESDAPCERCYSKEPCFILNQLAENGILPENNNIDKAQYDIVTLGLDNERYRSFYHHWDKLITKEEGLVNFSKTDLWKKSSQFRETNGGNCVGNLSVAGCEYNYANGQYVYIFERDPTIYPAIVSSHLARNDRVILSDDQANFAIANGYVKHISADAIAIVTNRNWAHSALRLPGFNKEANQTFKSVLVPKGTEHFVELPESVKARTYRLDKDQIAQGMSLARFNLLNLFLPDGDIRTRELLIENDSPKFSNIPQFDYSAIKETLNADQLKAVDAVSKINDYCLILGMPGTGKTTVISSLIDCIVKSGYSVLISAYTHSAVDNICEKLIKNSRNRGEPLNMLRTGVLSKIRPLVQQYCIYSENYRHEIKNSDEFQKTIDQCPIVATTCLGISDIVFGMGKKFDYCIIDEASQVTLPIVLGPIAMADKFVLVGDHFQLPPLVLHPEAKAEGLDLSLFQILNDSHPENVIELTNQYRMCADIMSLSNELIYDGRLKCGSEVVAAQKLIIPNITELPIAGTYVERLLEPERRVIFVNEDEVPTIHEISSNDKIENPGEAKVINTLIKTMLAGGINQEDIGVMSFYKAQMRHFFTALSKFKDLEILTADRFQGRDKDVIIISLVRTEVIGELLKEWRRVNVAITRARCKLIIFGSKKLLDGFEQFEGFMEMIENNGWSYNLTKEDVQGISMLDHKLDVILTSIYGTQNESSTHAFADESQQNSVRRLDLSSRAIRRTKILKYVIDSL
- a CDS encoding uncharacterized protein (PKUD0D01190; Pfam Domains: Choline_kinase(5.8e-40)) is translated as MSSIPPRIATPDCTLTDNESNSSYCLLTDGDLHFLPYELGNANSKNHSNASTNGRSSPRPVPNIGNLGHDYPIYSSFLNNKTVSSFDSPNPSSTHLSSMATNSNVTDHISIQNADNNKHFDTIHKLLDNYKSHAIYLPNDFIPLVDNAAQNDKIKSLLLNIFTHWTATDKVSIKKLTGGITNMLLKCCYSNPNTDMAETVLVRTYGNGTDLIIDRDREFVSHLVLNSLNLAPPIHARFGNGLVYGFIEGSSLEYDQLSNNTIYPLIASKLACLHKITDVNKIDESLNKLRHKFNCEAGEASQDDIWSVLLDWIEKLPMIKPMLDLCLRNMDIATEQSAMELKAILYNEVRWLQNEIGSTSINVISHNDLLSGNIIIPEIAASAREYEKYEKNPVSFIDYEYMMPAPRAFDIANHFMEWQGFDCDKSRIPQFTYNKASRSYENPIVWNWCENYLNSFHSSDPTLNPYSKHFTSGNVKEVSIQHLVNEVAYHYGMPGLYWGIWACIQSEISYIDFDYASYSCERLIEYWNWKRAYLLNKAQNSATI
- a CDS encoding uncharacterized protein (PKUD0D01170; Pfam Domains: SH3_1(1.5e-09)); this translates as MSVPYTAIVRFPYEPDQENAADDLPLAMDEKITVTEIVDDDWLFGSNMEGTRSGYFPRTFVEKLEAPVEEEKSNYEVSKEPPTEQESTESLNGAETQEEVRQNTSEPSERLREIEANIVHEPENFKNKLQTFNTATVPVIPSQKLHDDYAVKKQFPVTEHHSSYIPPSFGDSKPIKKDEKIPDVVSGEVVKSSSVTEAIEEPRMTLKERLQLLQKQQEEERKALEAALKRKEEKKRARHNVEPSPAEVHSEAEEVDVGAAHDENEDGVSLRTTKSPDRRSSIMTAKEGEVLQDQGNALDETEEGDSNESEEDDLEDTEEEDEEELRKRRLAERMAKLSGGMGMMGMMGMPMMPPSAKAKKSSQHKKEKAIVSEEEVPAPVPILPVVPGGAPPIMGMPMPNSQTESHAPKSDTSEENHEENMHTNDILSSPTESAEQEDKPLREKIELTKSRIGSIKSSKTNGSVTAGSSDDNGSEFEDTVEHRDQPPAPPATVHPYRPSFVSASPSPVISNSLPEKREVLPTTSTKDAPPPVPSSPPPISQHGQEELETGATTVPHIPVPSVPVTHAPPVPISAIATATPTAVPVMTHVPPPPPAVSQRPPPPPVPSSVPQEIPATVPPAERPPILPPLCTTDLGSPPSVTMSSPPPIPGAVPNVASPTQTRGAPPPMPPQIPAPTPGHLTRADAISRHSSVSSRPPIPPVPPTSAAPPIPKSASSVFSESSTRKHSTLHSHPEPTPGSEPPCQSIETAPPAPFIQRQATRTSLESSASTPCIAPHIESNNTELWWTTESLPPQLNALETYFEVEATEIPKRGGRLTKYLVYYILDAQLGCTTLELAYDVSEPERIMFFHESKHKVKADRKKLIEEYTKYGPLAYNIAVGSLKKSFSGEYVDYIFSQLPDSVLLPIANKTYGAVVYRNNNGDTKFYDDIRPGDVLVVVNATFEGSTTKHVGVLKPQVSIVTSFDAEKNKIKVIEQSEGMVQQARYKLKNLASGKLRVFRIVGRDYIGW